Sequence from the Burkholderia cepacia genome:
ATCCGAACGTGGCGTCGATCCACAGCACGAACGGGCGCTGGGATCTCGTCGCCGAGCTGCATGCCGATTCGCTCGAGCACTTCGATCGCGTGCTCGGCGCGATCCGGTTGATCGACGGGATCGCGAATACCGAGACGAGTATCCTGCTGTCGACGCACAAGGCGTGACGCGCGCGACGCCGGTCAATCGAATGCATCGACCCGCGCGCGCCACGCGCTTTGCGCGAACGATGCCGTCAGGAAGTCGATGAACGCGCGCACCTTCGGCGGCGTGAGCCGAGCGTGCGCGTAATACACATGGATCGTGCCGCCCGTCGCCGGATACTGCGCGAGCACCCACACGAGCCGGCCGTCGTCGAGATACGGCAGCACGTGATGCGCGCCGAGCCGCGCGAGCCCCATGCCGGCCACGGCGGCGTCGCAGATCGCGTCCAGGTCGGTCAGCACGACGCGCCCGTCGACCGGCGCCGTCACCGTCTCGTGGTCCACCGTGAACGCCCATTCGCGAATCCGGCCCGTCGTCGCGGAGCGCAGGCGGATGCAATCGTGGCGCGCCAGGTCGGCGAGCGTGGCGGGCGCGCCGTGCTTCGCCAGGTACGCGGGCGACGCGACGATCAGCGGCCGGATCGGCGCCAGTTCGCGCGCGACGACGTTCGCGTCGTCCTCGACGCCGGAGCCGATCGCGGCGTCGAAACCTTCCTTGACCAGATCCACATGGCGGTTCTCGAAGCTCCAGTCGAGCCGGATGCCCGGATAGCGTTCGAGAAACGCCGGCATCAGCGGCAGCACGTACTGCCTTCCGAACCCCGGCGCGATGCTCACGCGCAGCGTGCCCGCCGGATGCGCATCGCGCTCGGTCAGCGTCGCCATCGCCCGGCTCAGCGCACGCGCGGCCGCCGACGTTTCCGCATACAGGCGCTCGCCGGCTTCCGTCAGCGCGAGGCTGCGCGTCGTGCGATGGAACAGCCGCGTGCCGAGATCGCGCTCCAGCTTCGCGACGTGCTTGCTGACGGCCGCAGGCGTCACGCCCAGCCGGCCCGCCGCCGCGGAAAAGCTGCCGGCCTCGACGGTGCGCAGGAAGCTTTCGAGCGCGCGCAGGTCGTCCATGGCGATTCGATCCAGGTCGTTGAAATTGATTCGATGGATTATGGACTACCCGGCATGAATCGGGGTGGCTAGGATGAGGTTCATCGCTCCGTGTCCTGGCCGACCGGCGCGCCCCTCTTTGGCTATCAGGAGACACATCATGTCCAGCACCATCCTCGTGACCGGCGCGACCGGCACGATCGGCCGCGAACTCGTCACGCAACTGAAGGCGGCCGGCGCGCACGTGATCGCCGGTTCGGCGAGCGGCAAGGCGGTCGAAGGCGTCGAAACCCGCCATGCCGATTTCGCCGACCCGGCGAGTCTGGCGAACGCGTTCCGCGGCGTCGACACGCTGTTCCTGCTGCTGCCGCTGCAGGCCGACATGGTGACGCTCGCGGGCAACGCGGTCGCTGCGGCCAGGGCGGCCGGGGTTCGGCACATCGTCCGTTCGTCGGGCGCGGGCGCCGATCCGGACGCGCCGTTCGCGATCGGGCGCGTGCAGGGCGAGATCGACCGGCTCGTGACGGGATCGGGTGTCGCATACACGATCACCCGGCCGAACTGCTTCATGCAGAATTTCGTGACCTTCTACGCGGACATGATCCGGGCGGGCGCGCTGTACCTGCCGCAGGGCGACGGCAAGGTATCGTTCGTCGACGTGCGCGACATCGCGGCCGTCAACGCGGTGATTCTGCTGCGCCCGGACCAACATGCGGGCAGGACTTACGACGTAACCGGCGGCGAAGCGCTGTCGAATGCCGACGTGACCGCGCGCATCGGCGCGGCGCTCGGGCGCAAGATCGACTATGTGGCGGTGTCGGATGATGCGGCAATCGCGTCGATGCGCGACGCGGGCATGGATGCGTGGTCGATCGATACGCTGATGAGCCTGAGCAGGCTGATCGCGGCCGGGCATGCGGCGGCGATCAGCGCGGACGTGCGGACGCTGCTGGGGCGGGCGCCGATTGCGTTCGAGCGGTTCGTTGAAGATTACGTCGGGAGCTGGCGGTGAGCGGGGGCTGACGTCGAACGGCAGGCCTTGCGCGTCCCGTCATGCCGACCGAACTCACGCACAGCGAGGTCCATGCTGGTGATGCTCGACTCGAGGCGGGAAGTGCTGCGGTAAAGGTCGCTGATGCGCATCGGCCCGACGGACCGGAAGGCCCCGCGCAGTACGTGCAGTCGCACCGAATGCATCCTGCGACGGCCGTGCCCCTTGTCGCCGAAGCCCGCCGTCACAGGAACTGCCCGACCGGCAGGTCGAGGTCGATGGTGGCATGGTCGAGTGTCGTCGCGGCTGCAACGGCTCTTGCCGAGAATAGACGCATCAGCACGACCTTGCCCAAGATGTCGCTGCGCAGCGCCCGCTCGTCGCGGCTGCCGATCACGACCACGTTGCGCGCGACCTCCCATTTGCCGGCCTGGGCATAAAAGTGCGCAAGGTGCGGATCACAAGTGAAGATGCCAATATCGAGATTGCTGCGCGCCATGCAGCGAGTGGCGGCGGCAACCGTCTGCAGTCCAAGGCCGCGGCCCTGCCAGACCGGATCGGTCATGACGCAACTCAAGCCAGCGATCTCGAAAGTCGCGCCGGCGTGCATGATCGTCTTTCGCGCTGCTGCGGCATAGCTGACGATGCGGTCAGCGATGCAGATGTAGAACGAAAGGCAGTCGAACGACGGATCGTGTAGCACCACATCCGCAGGCGCACCGCTTGATTCGGGCTCCGGATAGACGCGGCATTGCAGCTCGGCGAAGGCATGCCGCAAGGCATCAGAGGCCCATCCGTAGCGTATTGCCTCGACCATAGCGGGCTCTGGTGAAGGTGGTAACGTCATCACACTCGTCCTTCTGTTTGTTTTGCATCCGTGGAATCGCAATGCAGGGTCACGCTCAGTCCGTCGGACGATCGCACGTCATGGAGGTATCGGGTTGGCCCGCGACACGTTGTGCACGCGGAAACGTCAGCACCACCGCGAACCCGCCCGTCTCGGGAAACGCAAACCCGATGCGCCCGCCGTGCGCCTTCATCACTTCCTGCACGATCGCGAGCCCGAGGCCCGACCCCGTGCGCCGTTCGCTGCCGTCCGGTGCGATTCGCACGAACGGCTGCAGCGCGGCGTCCCAATGCTCGCGTGGAATGCCGCGGCCGTTGTCGGTGACGGTCAGCGTGACCGCGTCGCCGGCAGTTGAAACCGATACCGCGATGTCGTCCGCATGCCCGTGCAGCAGCGCGTTGTGCAGCACGTTCGACAACGCCTCCTGCAGGCTGATCGCGTCGCCGTCGATCCAGGCGAGCGGCGCGTCGCTCGCGAATGCGACGGCGACATCGCGCTCGCCCGCGAGCGGAATCGTGCGGCCGAGCACGTCCTTCGCGAGCGCGACGAGTTCGACCGGCTGCAGCGGCACGGCCTCGGTACGATGTATCACCATTGCATGATTGAGGAGCTGGCCGGTGAGCCGCCCGACATCCGAGCAGGTCGCACGCAGCGCGTCGAGCCGTGCCGCGTGGCGCGCGGGATCGGCTTCGCCGTCGAGCAGCTCGATCTGCGCGTCGAGCCGCGCGAGCGGCGTGCGCATCTGGTGCGCCGCGTCGGCGATGAAG
This genomic interval carries:
- a CDS encoding LysR family transcriptional regulator, whose translation is MDDLRALESFLRTVEAGSFSAAAGRLGVTPAAVSKHVAKLERDLGTRLFHRTTRSLALTEAGERLYAETSAAARALSRAMATLTERDAHPAGTLRVSIAPGFGRQYVLPLMPAFLERYPGIRLDWSFENRHVDLVKEGFDAAIGSGVEDDANVVARELAPIRPLIVASPAYLAKHGAPATLADLARHDCIRLRSATTGRIREWAFTVDHETVTAPVDGRVVLTDLDAICDAAVAGMGLARLGAHHVLPYLDDGRLVWVLAQYPATGGTIHVYYAHARLTPPKVRAFIDFLTASFAQSAWRARVDAFD
- a CDS encoding SDR family oxidoreductase — its product is MSSTILVTGATGTIGRELVTQLKAAGAHVIAGSASGKAVEGVETRHADFADPASLANAFRGVDTLFLLLPLQADMVTLAGNAVAAARAAGVRHIVRSSGAGADPDAPFAIGRVQGEIDRLVTGSGVAYTITRPNCFMQNFVTFYADMIRAGALYLPQGDGKVSFVDVRDIAAVNAVILLRPDQHAGRTYDVTGGEALSNADVTARIGAALGRKIDYVAVSDDAAIASMRDAGMDAWSIDTLMSLSRLIAAGHAAAISADVRTLLGRAPIAFERFVEDYVGSWR
- a CDS encoding N-acetyltransferase; this translates as MTLPPSPEPAMVEAIRYGWASDALRHAFAELQCRVYPEPESSGAPADVVLHDPSFDCLSFYICIADRIVSYAAAARKTIMHAGATFEIAGLSCVMTDPVWQGRGLGLQTVAAATRCMARSNLDIGIFTCDPHLAHFYAQAGKWEVARNVVVIGSRDERALRSDILGKVVLMRLFSARAVAAATTLDHATIDLDLPVGQFL